GCCGGGATTGTAAATTCGTGTGTTACCAATCCGGTCTGCACCTTTTGATTCGTGAATATGTCCGGTGATACAGATATCAGGTTGGTGCTGTTCTATAAATGTTCTTACCGCTTTGGAACCCACATGGCGGCCACTTCGAACCCGGTCTGTTGTCGTGTTGTATGGAGGTGGGTGGGAGACGAGGATCGTGGGTATTTTGTTGCTTGTATCATTTTCTATCTGTTGTAACAGGTTGCTGCCTTTTTTCCATGCTCCCTGCAGGAGAGTCGCCAGCTCTTTTTCTGAAAATTCCGAAGGTGTGTTAAAGGGGGTGGGATTTGAGCCTCCGACTCCCAGGATGAGAAGCTTTGAGCCGATCAGTCTTGCCTGGCCATGCAGGTTGATGTCGAGCTGATCGAGGCATGTATTGACAGATTTTCTGTCCAGATTGCCGAACAGGGCGAGAATCCGGGGGTTAATGGTTATTATCTCGTCCAGCACTTTTCTTACATCAGATTCGGAGCCGTGATTTGTGAGGTCGCCGGTGAGCAGGATCAGATCAGCTTTTTCGATCTCCGGGATAGTTCCGACCCGGGATGTGGCCATGTGGATATCACCAAAGGCAATTATTTTCATAGGTCAGCCGGGAACGTTATTAACAGTAAGGGACAGCTCAAAAATTCAGCAGGTTTATGAAAACGGGCAGCAAAAACCGTGATCAGTTGCATTTATATGCCGGTTTTCAATGTGTTTAATAAAAGCTTCAGTATTGTCACGGTTTTTATGGCTCCATAACCAGCGTTGCTGGATCAAAATGTGGGTCACAGCTACAACGAACGATGAAAGTAATGCGATAGCCAGAATTTTTTTTACTCCACTTTCATATAAATCCAAGAGGAAACTGGACTGTCCACAGAGTGTTGAGAAGAAGAGAGTTGACACTACTGAAACTCTTGACAGTTGTTCTTCGATGCTTAACATTTTGGCCGAAATTATAAAAAAAATCAATGGAAAGGATTTTCTTTTCTTACCTGTACAGACGATAAAAATGAGGTGAAATATGGAAACAACTACGCATGAATTCCAGGCGGAAACCAAAAAACTGCTCAATATTGTCATCAATTCACTCTATACCGAGCGTGATATCTTTGTAAGGGAATTGATTTCGAACGCGGCCGATGCCCTGGAAAAATTCAGGCATGAGTCAATCACAAAAACTGATGTCTTCGATGGTCACGTACCGCTTGAGATCACCATAGATGTTGATGAGAAGAAACAGACCCTGACAATTACCGATACCGGAATCGGCATGACTCGTGACGAGCTTGAGCATAATCTCGGCACTATTGCCCATTCAGGATCCAATACCTTTCTGTCGGAACTTGTTGAAGCGGCCAGAAAAGATATCAGTCTGATCGGGCAGTTTGGTGTGGGCTTTTACTCTGCCTTCATGGCTGGAAAAGAGGTTCGGGTCCAGAGTCGTTCCTGGGACGGCAGCGAGGGACATGAGTGGGTTTCCGATGGTTCAGGATCTTTTACCATTACTGAAATGAAGGGGCTGCACAGGGGAACAAAGATTATTATCGCATTAAAGGATGATGCGAAGGAATATGCGCAGAAATGGAAGATCGAGTCGATCATTAAACAGTATTCGGCCTTTGTCTCATTTCCCATAAAACTCGAAGGGGAAGTCGTCAACACGGTTCAGGCCCTGTGGACCAGAAACCGAAGTGAGATAACTGAAGAAGAATATACCGATTTTTATAAGTTCATCGGCAATGCCACCACGGAAGCAATGTACAGGTTGCATTTTTCCGCTGACGCTCCCCTGGCGATTAATGCTCTTCTCTTTGTTCCCCAGGAGAATTTTGAGGTTCTCGGGTTTGGTCGAGTTGAACCGGGCGTCAATCTCTATTGCCAGAGAATTCTCATTGACCAGCATTCCGAAAATATCCTGCCGGAATGGCTGAGGTTTTTAAAGGGCGTGGTGGACAGCGAGGATCTACCGCTTAATATTTCCAGGCAGGCACTACAGGATAATGCCCTGGTTGCCAAACTGCGAAAGGTAATTACCAAGAGATTCTTGAAATACCTGGATGAAGAGGCGAAAAAAGATGAAGAGAAGTATCGTAAATTCTGGTCAACATTTGGTCTTTATCTGAAAGAAGGTGTAACCAGCGACTACGAATACCAGAAGGAGCTTGGGAAACTGCTTCGCTTTGAATCCTCCAAATCGGAGGATGGCAAACCTGTCGGCCTGGCGGACTATGTTCTGAGAATGAATCCCGACCAGGAGGAGATCTACTATATCAACGGGCCTTCCAGGGCGGCGATTGAGGCCGGTCCCTATGTGGAAATGTTCAGGAAAAAGGATATTGAAATTCTTTATACCCTTGAACCAATCGATGATTTTGTTCTCAGTCATCTTGCCGAATTTGATGGCAAAAAACTTGTTTCAGCAGATCGGGCCGATCTTTCACTGGTAAAGGATGAGGAGGATGCCAGGGAAAATGAGGTCGGTGATGATGGTGACAGCCTTGACAAGGAAGGAATCGATGCACTTCTTCAGTGGATGAAGGAGGAACTTGACGCGGTTGTTACCGATGTGGTTGTTTCGAAACGGCTGGTGGATGCGCCGGCCATGATTGTTAATCCTGATGGTTTCATGACCTCTTCAATGGAACGGATTCTTGCTGCCAGCCGAAAGGACCAGGGGCTTATGGCGGGGGAAAAATCAAAGAAAACCCTGGAAATCAATCCGAAAAATCCCTTGATTATCAAACTGGCCGGGTTGCGTGAAAAAGATGAGAAGCTGGCTGCCGAGGTGGTGAAGCAGATTCACGATAACGCTATGATTCAGGCGGGTCTGGTGGTGGATCCCCTTGAAATGGTTGAGAGGAACTATAGGATTCTCAACCGGGTAGTGGATTGAACTGATAAGAAATGCGGGCAAGCCCGGAAGCGATATCGTTGCCGGGCAGGGGCTGTAAAATGAGGGCTTTCACCTCTTGCAGCCTTCTCTTGCAGCCACTTATTCGTTGATAAAAAATATCGTTCAGGCTATAGAAGTGGCATGGAGTGTAAGGGTAAGGGGCATGGCTTGAAAATTTACACCTGAATCCTGCAATTGACAATCTTGCCAAAGATACGAGGTATCGAAG
The DNA window shown above is from Desulfomarina profundi and carries:
- a CDS encoding metallophosphoesterase family protein; protein product: MKIIAFGDIHMATSRVGTIPEIEKADLILLTGDLTNHGSESDVRKVLDEIITINPRILALFGNLDRKSVNTCLDQLDINLHGQARLIGSKLLILGVGGSNPTPFNTPSEFSEKELATLLQGAWKKGSNLLQQIENDTSNKIPTILVSHPPPYNTTTDRVRSGRHVGSKAVRTFIEQHQPDICITGHIHESKGADRIGNTRIYNPGMLQHGGWVTLYLKHSQLHVTLQ
- the htpG gene encoding molecular chaperone HtpG, coding for METTTHEFQAETKKLLNIVINSLYTERDIFVRELISNAADALEKFRHESITKTDVFDGHVPLEITIDVDEKKQTLTITDTGIGMTRDELEHNLGTIAHSGSNTFLSELVEAARKDISLIGQFGVGFYSAFMAGKEVRVQSRSWDGSEGHEWVSDGSGSFTITEMKGLHRGTKIIIALKDDAKEYAQKWKIESIIKQYSAFVSFPIKLEGEVVNTVQALWTRNRSEITEEEYTDFYKFIGNATTEAMYRLHFSADAPLAINALLFVPQENFEVLGFGRVEPGVNLYCQRILIDQHSENILPEWLRFLKGVVDSEDLPLNISRQALQDNALVAKLRKVITKRFLKYLDEEAKKDEEKYRKFWSTFGLYLKEGVTSDYEYQKELGKLLRFESSKSEDGKPVGLADYVLRMNPDQEEIYYINGPSRAAIEAGPYVEMFRKKDIEILYTLEPIDDFVLSHLAEFDGKKLVSADRADLSLVKDEEDARENEVGDDGDSLDKEGIDALLQWMKEELDAVVTDVVVSKRLVDAPAMIVNPDGFMTSSMERILAASRKDQGLMAGEKSKKTLEINPKNPLIIKLAGLREKDEKLAAEVVKQIHDNAMIQAGLVVDPLEMVERNYRILNRVVD